One window of the Actinomyces wuliandei genome contains the following:
- a CDS encoding IclR family transcriptional regulator, translated as MSADGGGVREVKSAARTIDVLEYLAGRQGTQTRLRDVADALGAPRSSVYALLQTLVGRGWVAVDPTGTHYSIGIRTLLAGTSYLDRDPRVRLVRPVIMDAARRLGETVHLARLDGDQVVYLATAESHEYTRVLLRVGRRLPAVYTSLGKAIMAHNRTSAPEVLPPPLTAMSVRDPAVLAADLERTRQRGYAVDDQENIVGISCYGFALRYDVPVRDAISCSVPRSRLSQTHTEQILEVTEEARARIEGSAPAVPQA; from the coding sequence GTGTCAGCGGACGGTGGTGGGGTGCGCGAGGTGAAGTCGGCGGCGCGCACGATCGACGTGCTGGAGTACCTGGCCGGGCGACAGGGCACCCAGACGCGCCTGCGCGACGTCGCCGACGCCCTGGGCGCGCCACGGTCCTCGGTCTACGCGCTGCTGCAGACCCTGGTGGGGCGCGGGTGGGTGGCCGTGGACCCGACGGGCACCCACTACTCCATCGGCATCCGCACCCTCCTGGCAGGAACCAGCTACCTTGACCGCGACCCGCGGGTGCGCCTGGTGCGGCCGGTCATCATGGACGCCGCGCGGCGGCTGGGCGAGACCGTCCACCTGGCCCGGCTCGACGGCGACCAGGTGGTGTACCTGGCCACCGCTGAGTCGCACGAGTACACCCGCGTCCTGCTGAGGGTCGGGCGCCGCCTGCCTGCCGTGTACACCTCCCTGGGCAAGGCGATCATGGCCCACAACCGCACGTCGGCTCCCGAGGTGCTCCCGCCCCCGCTGACAGCCATGTCCGTCAGGGACCCGGCCGTGCTCGCCGCCGACCTAGAGCGCACGCGCCAGCGCGGCTACGCCGTGGACGACCAGGAGAACATCGTGGGCATCAGCTGCTACGGGTTCGCGCTGCGCTACGACGTCCCGGTGCGTGACGCCATCAGCTGCTCGGTTCCGCGCAGCCGACTGAGCCAGACCCACACGGAGCAGATCCTTGAGGTCACGGAGGAGGCACGTGCCCGGATCGAGGGCTCGGCGCCGGCCGTCCCCCAGGCCTGA
- a CDS encoding ATP-binding cassette domain-containing protein produces MSAADSMPALAVRGVSKRFGRTEVFRDVSFTVAPGRSLAVVGANGCGKSTLLKICAGLVSPTAGEVRVTGRLGYCPQHADLAPRLTAQDHITWLGSGLGLAAAVARRQGEQIASALHMRDSRRQVRRLSGGTAQKVNLVCSMMGGPDVLLLDEPYQGFDEGAYLDFWDLVESWCRQGIAVVVVTHMLRELHRVDFVLDLGGRAE; encoded by the coding sequence ATGAGCGCTGCGGACAGCATGCCAGCCCTCGCCGTTAGGGGGGTAAGTAAACGCTTCGGGCGGACGGAGGTGTTCAGGGATGTCTCCTTCACGGTGGCGCCTGGGCGGTCCCTGGCCGTTGTGGGGGCGAACGGGTGCGGCAAGTCGACGTTGCTGAAGATCTGCGCCGGCCTCGTGTCCCCTACCGCCGGTGAGGTGCGTGTGACGGGACGGCTCGGGTACTGCCCGCAGCACGCGGACCTCGCGCCCCGTCTCACGGCGCAGGATCACATTACGTGGCTCGGCAGTGGTCTCGGCCTCGCCGCCGCCGTGGCACGACGTCAAGGAGAGCAGATCGCCTCTGCCCTGCACATGAGGGACTCCCGCAGACAGGTTCGCAGGTTGAGTGGCGGTACGGCGCAGAAGGTCAACCTGGTCTGCTCGATGATGGGCGGGCCAGATGTCCTGCTCCTGGACGAGCCGTACCAGGGCTTTGACGAGGGTGCCTACCTGGACTTCTGGGACCTCGTGGAGTCCTGGTGCAGGCAGGGGATCGCGGTGGTCGTCGTGACGCACATGCTGCGCGAGCTGCACCGTGTGGACTTCGTCCTCGACCTGGGGGGAAGGGCCGAGTGA
- the asnB gene encoding asparagine synthase (glutamine-hydrolyzing), producing MCGLAGVVGDPDARQGLVAMLARLVHRGPDGEGRWHEGGTALGHRPPVVGDLGTGGVQPVVSADGSLVLVFDGQLCNRRDLRRQFEGRGHRFTTRCDGEIVVAALQEHGVDALRRFEGVFTLAWWDRRAGSLWMARDRVGEKPLYYLEDRGRFAFASEIGALTALGWDDGGIDPEAVALLLSRRCVPSPWTIHRRIRQLPPGSVLELSRGRTRIAPYWSAIEAVTTGQERTRISDHWEVERALRRAVSRQLEADVPLGVLLSGGTDSSLVAALAGEQHDAPVTAFTLSWQDRDLDEASAAGATANALGMDHVVVPLKDPELVDTVLAVQRVFGEPFADPGAVPLMVLSACAAQHVTACLTGDGGDECFGGYRRYSRLSRLGRPASRAHALRPLVERLPRGLRSSRLRFLGRSLAEIYTLVSASWDPLVSGELAGLSVPPYPPTAAFDVSDLSVRRMAMLTDFMGYLPDQLLAKTDRTCMANSLEARAPLLDPCVVNLSFALDDRLIVGKRVLRDIVACRLPHLSRQAVKRGFETPTERWLRGPLRSLVSETIRKESLEARGIARPEIALDMVARQRAGEPLSRIVWPLLMLTLWEPGGGPRPSAAGLSRHAQ from the coding sequence ATGTGCGGCCTGGCCGGCGTCGTCGGTGACCCGGACGCACGACAGGGCCTGGTGGCGATGCTCGCGCGTCTTGTTCATCGTGGACCTGATGGGGAGGGCCGGTGGCATGAGGGCGGCACCGCCCTTGGCCATCGCCCCCCCGTCGTCGGAGACCTCGGCACCGGAGGCGTGCAGCCCGTCGTCTCCGCCGACGGTTCGCTCGTGCTCGTGTTCGACGGCCAGCTCTGCAACCGCAGGGACCTTCGGCGGCAGTTCGAGGGCAGGGGGCACAGGTTCACGACCCGGTGCGACGGTGAAATCGTCGTCGCCGCGCTGCAGGAGCACGGAGTGGATGCCCTGCGGCGGTTCGAGGGCGTGTTCACGCTGGCGTGGTGGGACCGTCGGGCCGGGAGCCTGTGGATGGCTCGCGATCGGGTCGGTGAGAAGCCCCTGTACTACCTCGAGGACCGTGGGCGGTTCGCCTTCGCCTCTGAGATCGGTGCCCTGACTGCACTGGGATGGGATGACGGCGGCATAGACCCGGAGGCGGTCGCTCTGCTGCTCTCCCGGCGGTGTGTACCGTCGCCGTGGACGATCCATCGCCGCATCCGCCAGTTGCCACCCGGCTCGGTGCTGGAGTTGTCGAGAGGCCGCACCCGGATCGCACCGTACTGGAGCGCCATCGAGGCGGTGACCACGGGCCAGGAGCGTACGCGGATCTCCGACCACTGGGAAGTGGAGCGGGCACTGCGGAGGGCGGTCAGCCGCCAGCTGGAAGCCGACGTCCCCCTCGGAGTGCTCCTGTCCGGCGGCACGGACTCGTCGCTGGTCGCGGCGCTAGCGGGCGAGCAGCATGACGCCCCTGTCACGGCCTTCACCCTTAGTTGGCAGGACCGGGACCTTGATGAGGCCAGTGCCGCCGGGGCCACTGCCAACGCGCTCGGGATGGATCACGTTGTGGTCCCTCTGAAGGACCCTGAGCTGGTCGACACGGTCCTGGCCGTGCAACGGGTCTTCGGTGAGCCGTTCGCTGACCCGGGCGCGGTGCCCCTGATGGTGCTCTCCGCCTGTGCGGCTCAGCACGTCACGGCCTGCCTGACAGGTGATGGTGGGGACGAGTGCTTTGGTGGGTACCGTCGATACTCTCGCTTGTCGAGACTCGGACGACCGGCGTCCCGTGCGCACGCGCTCCGGCCGCTGGTCGAGCGCCTCCCACGCGGCTTACGCTCGTCACGTCTACGCTTCCTGGGACGTTCCCTGGCGGAGATCTACACGCTGGTGAGTGCCTCGTGGGACCCGCTGGTCAGCGGTGAACTGGCGGGGCTCAGCGTGCCACCCTATCCTCCCACGGCAGCCTTCGATGTCAGTGATCTGAGCGTGCGGAGGATGGCGATGCTGACCGACTTCATGGGATATCTTCCCGACCAGCTCCTCGCTAAGACGGACCGCACCTGTATGGCGAACTCGCTGGAGGCGCGGGCGCCCCTGCTCGATCCCTGCGTCGTCAACCTGTCCTTCGCCCTCGACGACAGGCTGATCGTGGGCAAGAGGGTCCTGCGGGATATTGTGGCCTGCCGCCTGCCTCATCTGTCGCGGCAGGCGGTCAAGCGCGGGTTCGAGACCCCTACCGAGCGTTGGCTGCGTGGGCCCTTGCGCAGCCTCGTGTCGGAGACCATCCGCAAGGAGTCTCTTGAGGCACGGGGCATCGCACGGCCAGAGATCGCGCTGGACATGGTTGCGCGCCAACGTGCAGGCGAGCCCCTGTCGCGCATCGTATGGCCTCTGCTGATGCTGACGCTCTGGGAGCCGGGCGGCGGGCCGCGTCCCTCGGCGGCCGGTCTCAGCCGCCACGCCCAGTGA
- a CDS encoding serine acetyltransferase, giving the protein MALIRSDLEANRGNVKALAVLPLFRATHAIRQDSRLPRPLRLLTVATYRFVTEGVLGVELRSGARVGSGLRLDHGVGLVVHDGAVLGSHVLLRHNVTIGVARRGGACPVIGDRVEFGAGAVVVGGITIGEDAHVGANAVVTRDVPPGGKARALPAVITGRGG; this is encoded by the coding sequence ATGGCACTCATCCGTTCCGACCTGGAGGCCAACCGGGGCAACGTGAAGGCCTTGGCTGTGCTGCCGCTGTTCAGGGCCACCCACGCCATCCGTCAGGACTCGAGGCTGCCACGGCCGCTCCGCCTTCTGACCGTGGCGACCTATCGCTTCGTCACCGAGGGCGTTCTGGGCGTGGAACTTCGCTCTGGCGCGCGGGTGGGGTCAGGCCTACGGCTGGATCACGGCGTTGGATTGGTGGTTCATGACGGCGCGGTGCTCGGGAGCCACGTGCTGCTCCGGCACAATGTGACGATCGGTGTCGCCCGGCGCGGAGGCGCCTGCCCTGTCATCGGCGACAGGGTCGAGTTCGGCGCAGGAGCGGTTGTGGTTGGTGGTATCACTATTGGTGAGGATGCACATGTGGGCGCGAATGCCGTCGTGACACGTGATGTGCCACCCGGAGGCAAGGCCCGCGCTCTTCCCGCCGTCATCACTGGGCGTGGCGGCTGA
- a CDS encoding glycosyltransferase family A protein, with the protein MELSGHVVVSVPTRHCTDHLYQAVRSVLSQTYDDLEVVVVSDGDDDGPWDVLASIKDPRLKRARLTSSRGPYFIHDMVLRSATDARWLLIQDADDWSEECRVATLLAELMRRPLVGVTSGQFYEGLYQSYATTFCAPLRPDWYLDRARHHGLYSREGLLAAGGYFGGTAYAFDSFIVNSLYVCNALGYVDVPLYHRRRRNGSLSRSRTIGVGSPARADYVERLVHAWRDLLAHAESRSCDKSLLPAVARLVDSLVTSAQRAEQARAVSQLREGMTGLRPGEVLEIGLEQ; encoded by the coding sequence ATGGAACTGTCAGGTCATGTTGTGGTGTCCGTACCGACCCGTCACTGCACGGACCACCTGTATCAAGCGGTGAGGAGCGTGCTGAGTCAGACCTATGATGACCTCGAGGTGGTCGTGGTTAGTGACGGGGACGACGACGGGCCGTGGGACGTCCTGGCGTCGATCAAGGACCCTCGTCTCAAACGAGCCCGGCTGACATCCTCCCGAGGCCCCTACTTCATCCATGACATGGTCCTGCGCTCCGCCACGGACGCGCGGTGGCTCCTCATTCAGGACGCCGATGACTGGTCGGAGGAGTGTCGGGTCGCGACCCTCCTGGCGGAGCTCATGCGTCGCCCGTTGGTCGGAGTCACGTCTGGACAGTTCTACGAGGGCCTGTACCAGAGCTACGCCACCACATTCTGCGCGCCGCTGCGACCGGACTGGTATCTGGACCGCGCTCGCCATCACGGGCTGTACTCACGAGAGGGCCTGCTTGCTGCTGGTGGCTACTTCGGCGGCACGGCTTACGCCTTCGACAGTTTTATCGTCAACTCTCTTTACGTGTGCAACGCTCTCGGTTACGTTGATGTGCCACTGTACCATCGACGGCGGCGCAACGGCTCGCTCTCCCGGTCGAGGACGATCGGAGTCGGAAGCCCTGCACGAGCGGACTACGTAGAGCGTCTCGTGCACGCCTGGCGGGATCTTCTCGCGCACGCCGAGAGCCGATCTTGCGACAAGTCGTTGCTGCCGGCTGTCGCACGGCTGGTCGATTCCTTGGTGACCTCCGCCCAGCGGGCCGAACAAGCCCGTGCCGTGTCCCAGCTGCGCGAAGGCATGACGGGGCTCCGCCCGGGCGAGGTTCTTGAGATCGGGCTGGAACAGTGA